In the Chaetodon trifascialis isolate fChaTrf1 chromosome 15, fChaTrf1.hap1, whole genome shotgun sequence genome, AGTTCCTTCTTCCGGGAGCATTACCAGAAATATGCTGGCAATCAAATAATGGCCGAGTCTCAAATAATAGACAGCACACATAAAGGTTATTGTTGATAAAGGCCAAGtttaaattaatgaataaatgaataaacattgAGGGGTAGCACAATGTGCATTTCCACAATCATTGGTTCCATCAGTCCAACACTGTCATGTCAAACTCTTTACctgaaatattgttttcattCCTCTTAAGATACTGTCAATAACATTAAGACTTCCTGCAGAAGTTTGAAATCATCAGGAGCATCTGAACTGCTGaaatacttttaatttgaaacaccGTGCATGAAGTGTGAAGTACGTGAACGAAGACTGTATTTCTGTCAGACAGGACAAACTTCAGGACATGACGTTGTTGGAACATGATCCTGAATTTGACAAGACAACAGGAACGCACTGAGGAAGTTCTCAGCTTGCAAACTAGAGCCGGAGCAGGTCAGAAACAATGAGGCCTTcttcataaaatgtcttttctaGATCCAGATCTGAGCCACAGTACCTGTTCCAGAAGCAGACCAGCCAGTTCAGAGTCTGTGTCCTTCAGTGAGTGCAGCTTCTTGATCAGCTCATGTCTATcagattgtaaaaaaaaaaaaaaaaaacacatgcgATTTTAAGTAAGAATTCCATCTAGTAAAAtccatcacgcacacacacacacctctctctcttaccCTGCATTGATCTCCAGTGTGGGCTGCAGGATCTGAGCCCTCTCCTCAGGGGTGCGGGCCAGCTGCTGGGTGCGGAGGAAGTGGCGAGCAGCACCCATCTCCAGCACTGTGATCATAGCTGGGTGGGTGTCCAGTCGAGGAGTCAGCTGAGGGCCACGTGGGAAAAAATTTAAGtaacactgaagacattttcagGCCAGTTACATCCCCAATTCCAAAAATGCTCCgtaacacaaataaaacagaatgagagaaCTTGCCGATTGAGGCCTGGGGTAGAATTAGAAACCATCCTATGAAATTCAGAATCCTTGACAGTCTCATCTTTACCTTTATGTTGGCGACTCGGGGGCCCAAAGCATTCTTCATCCAGGATATAAGGTCGTCGGCCTGCTCCTGCGACAGAcgctcagaggctgcagaggaggacatAAAAGAGGACAGTCAGGACTACATGCATGACGGTGAAAGCTGTCCTTTAACTGGAGATATGAGAGAGGAGCAGACCCGGCTTGCTGTCCTCAAACTTCTCCTCCTTGTAGTGATCGACCACGATGTCGGTCTCGACGGAGATCATCTTCTTCTTGTCAAACTCccggaggtggaggagggtcAGCTCATCGAACTGCTCGTAGCAGAACAGCACCTGCACGGAGAGGAGAGACGAACGTGAAGCTTCCACTGCGGCTTTCATCCAGAGTGACCCGAGTTTTAAACAGCTTCTCGGTGGCATTTTATCCGCTGCTTTAATTCTCGTCTGACAAGCACGACTGACTCACGCTCCGCCTGCTTGCGCTTGTCCGGCGTAAACATACACACTGCTACATACATTTAccctgctgtatgtgtgtgtgtgtgtattgtctgtgctgctccacacacacacacacacacacacacacacacacacacacacacacacacacacacacactcttcctcattaaattaatttcatcttttcatccacTTTGCAAAATAATAAGTGGCATCCAGGTGCTACCACGACATGCTGGGTTCACATTAGCTTTGCTCCCCGCCACCCTCTCACCTCCATGTCTTTCTGTTTCATGGCCTCATAGTAGGGGGAGTGCTCCGCAAGGTGGCGGTTGGGGGCGCACAGGTAGTAGATGTTGCGTGTGCCGGCCTTCATGCGGGAGGCGTACTCCATCAGGTTGGTCTGCTGTCCCACCGGCAGAGCAGAAGACTCAAACCTCAGCAGCTTTGCAATATCCTCCTGTGAAGAGACAGCACGGAGGGTCACATCATATTTCTCAAACGTTCTCGAACATTCTCATGAAACTGGTTGCATCTTGCATCCACAGTCACCTTGACATCTTGCTCTTGGGTGGTGACGATGCCCTCCCTCATGAAGAGGCCGTAATCCTCAAAGAACTTGTTGTACTTCTCCGGCTCCTTCTTGCTCTGGTCCAGCAAGAAGCGGATCACCCTCTGCTGCAAAACGTCACGAAGCTTCCTGAAGCCAGAGGTGAAGGTGCGGTGGATCGTTATTGAAGCACAAGCAGAGACTTAAGAAATGTGTTGCGAAATTATAAGTGAACAGACTGTAAATGTTCCCAAAGATGTAGATTTTGATACCTGATGAGGGCgctctcctgcagcagctctctgctcagaTTCAGCGGGATGTCCTCGCTGTCTaccacacctgcacacacatacgcacacacacagattcagctCAACACCACTGAAGAATCAACcatgtttttccctttttttttgataaaaatgtaaaaacaggcagcaggtggaggctcAGACCTCGGAGGAAGCGCAGCCACTTGGGCAGAATGTCGGTGGCTTTGGTCTGGATCAGGACCTTCCTGCTGTACAGAGCCACACTGGAGCTCATCTCCCTGCTCACGTCGAACATGCTCGGCTTCTGTTGGCAAATAAAGTCCCCTTAATAAGACACAGCTTCACTTTGACTCATcaccactggaaaaaaaacttcagtgGAAATGTAAGAGAGAAACATGGCGAAATAGTCTCTCAGCCACACAGTGAAACTCGATGCTGGGGTGTGTGCATATGAAAACACCCAAACCAAAAGCACCCAGCCCCGAGCTCCTCACCGATTCCGGGATGTAAAAGATGCTGCGGATGTTGAGCGGGGCGTCGGCGCGGTAGTGCAGCGTGTAGCGCGGCTTGTCGTAGGTCTGCGCAACGTAACGGTAGAACTCCTCATGCTGCCACTCGCTGATCTCCTTCGGCTCCATCATCCACAAGGCCTGGTGGGAGACAGAGGTCGAACAGCAAACAATACAGACAGCAGCAATGTCATGAATTTGTTTCACATTATACTGAAGACATTCACTGGGACTCTTTGGATTAAGACCGACAGACTCAGTGAGGCTCACCTGCAGAGTGTTGAGCCTCCGTCCGTTCAGGAAGATGGGGAAGCTGACAAAGTTGCTGTACTTTGTCACAACCTCTGAAAGGGATACAGCAGCTTGTAAATCACATGCGATGATGCACTCAAGTGGTTGATGGCTGCAGCGGCTCCAGCTGTTGTACCTTTAACTCTGTCCTCAGTGGAAAACTCCTTGCAGTCGTCCTTGAGGTGCAGCACGATCTTCGTCCCCCGTTGAACGCCGCTGGCTTCAGCGATCTCAAACACtccagagctgaggaggacaacGACAGAGACATTTGTTTACAGTCATTTCACTCTTTGCTCAGCTGTAGAGCAGATTCACAATGAGGACTTCTAGTTTCCCATTCTGTCCTTGCTCTCATTCCCATCCCTGCCTCTCACCCGTCTGAGGACCACTTGTATCCGGGTGCGCCGGGCTCTGCGGACTGGGAGTAGACATCAACACTGTCGGCCACCATGAAGGCAGAGTAGAATCCCACCCCGAACTGACCAATGATGGTGCTGCTGGCATCTGCTTGGTTGTTTAGGGCGTCCAAAAATGCCTGCAATGTGGGGAAGTGACCAACACTATAAACACATCTGGCATTGGTAGATATGAACTGGTGTATAAGATATAGACACTGGAAAATGCACAGCAGTCACCTTTGAACCAGAGCGGGCGATCGTCCCTAGGTTGGCCACCAGCTCCTCTTGGGTCATCCCCATTCCCGTGTCCTGTGGGAGTACAAACAATCCCAGTCAGTCAAAAGTGGACATAGCTTGTTGTATCATTTTCATCCAGCAGGTGGCAATTTATCTCAAAAAAGACCAGAGTCCACCAGCCCTCTGTCACTGCAGTAACCTGCATCTTTTCTTATAACTTTAACTCCAGAATCAGTGGGAAATGGCTATAAATCAACACAGGGCAcaaaaaacctgcaaaactatCAAAACCAATAATACCAACCAAGCATACGTGGTGCACATTGTCGCTCATTGGTGTACCTGAATGGTGAAGGTGCCCTTTGCGCCATCGGTCTGCAGGTGGATCTCCATCTGAGCTGTTTCTCCACCTGCTGTGGTCAGTTTGTGGCGCAGTTTTTCCAGAGCATCACTGCCGTTGGAGATCAGCTCCCTGATGAACACCTGGTGGGATGTGGGAGAGCCCGCGAATCAGCCGCAGAGGAAGAATTAGAGGTAATAAGCTGACATTTCAGAGGTTTAGCTAAGTTatagcctctctctctctctctctctctctctctctctctcacacacacacacacacacacacacacacactcttacctCTTTCTCTGAGTACAAGGACCGGGCAACAATGTCCAGCAgtttttttgtctctgcctgAAATTCATGTTTGGAGGAGCTTCCTGCGTGGAACAGGGTTGGAATAACATTCAGATTATCTTAAATCTACCAATTGAGGTGCTTTGTGCCGTAACATTCAAAGAGAATCGTGTCCGCTGCTGTCACAGCACCTTGCACAGACTCCGTATCGCTGATGATGGTGTGCAGAGGCTCCTCTTCAGGCTCTTTCTCGGCCTCCTGCGTGCTGTAGTAAGACTGCTGGCTGAAGCCGAGGCAAGACCGCTGCGAGCTCCACACTCTGGGCCGACTGctccacctctgcagctgtcCAGCCTGCAAGTCTGACGACAGGAGGATAACACGGTAAATCACACGTACCGCAAGTTCAGAACCACACGGACAGGTGCAGACAAAAACGCTGTGTGGAAAGAGACGGCAAATATTGTAAGAGTGTTTTagacaga is a window encoding:
- the trap1 gene encoding heat shock protein 75 kDa, mitochondrial gives rise to the protein MSRCLALARFALGSSQRANSRLMSCARGLSTRTVSRSVTGDLQAGQLQRWSSRPRVWSSQRSCLGFSQQSYYSTQEAEKEPEEEPLHTIISDTESVQGSSSKHEFQAETKKLLDIVARSLYSEKEVFIRELISNGSDALEKLRHKLTTAGGETAQMEIHLQTDGAKGTFTIQDTGMGMTQEELVANLGTIARSGSKAFLDALNNQADASSTIIGQFGVGFYSAFMVADSVDVYSQSAEPGAPGYKWSSDGSGVFEIAEASGVQRGTKIVLHLKDDCKEFSTEDRVKEVVTKYSNFVSFPIFLNGRRLNTLQALWMMEPKEISEWQHEEFYRYVAQTYDKPRYTLHYRADAPLNIRSIFYIPESKPSMFDVSREMSSSVALYSRKVLIQTKATDILPKWLRFLRGVVDSEDIPLNLSRELLQESALIRKLRDVLQQRVIRFLLDQSKKEPEKYNKFFEDYGLFMREGIVTTQEQDVKEDIAKLLRFESSALPVGQQTNLMEYASRMKAGTRNIYYLCAPNRHLAEHSPYYEAMKQKDMEVLFCYEQFDELTLLHLREFDKKKMISVETDIVVDHYKEEKFEDSKPASERLSQEQADDLISWMKNALGPRVANIKLTPRLDTHPAMITVLEMGAARHFLRTQQLARTPEERAQILQPTLEINAGHELIKKLHSLKDTDSELAGLLLEQIYDNAMIAAGLNDDPRPMISRLNDLLAKALEKH